AATTTTTAGGGAAATTTATCTTTAAAAACGAATATCGCGAAAACCTGAAAAGCTTATTCAACAAGCTTACGGATTATAAAATTTTCATTCTGAGCGGTGATAATTCTTCTGAAGAAAATCAATTGAAAGAGTTAATCCCGAATTACAAAGGAATGGCTTTCAACCAAAATCCTGAAGATAAACTTAATTACATTAAAGAACTCCAGAATCAAAACATGAAAGTAGCGATGCTTGGAGACGGACTAAACGATGCCGGAGCATTGAAACAAAGTAATGTAGGAATTGCTATTGCCGATGATTCTAACAGCTTTACCCCTTCTTCTGATGTGATTATGAATGGGGAAAAAGTAGTTGATCTGGATAACTATCTGAATGTTGCAAAAGGCTCCATCACTATTGTGAAAATGACATTTATAATCAGTTTTCTTTACAATGTTGTGGGTTTAAGTTACGCTGTAACAGGTCATATGCATCCTCTTTTTGCAGCATTAATCATGCCTGCAAGTTCAATTACAGTGGTTTCATTCACTACACTTTCAACTTGGATATTGGGAAGAAAATATTTCAAAAAACGTGCTTAAAAGCCCTTATTTAGACTGATTTTAAATTAGCTGAAAACCGTATTTCGTGATGAATGTCATTATTTTTCACTAAATTTGAACCCCGAAAATAGGTTAATTTTGTTGTCCAATGGATATTCTATATTTAATGATCTTATGCAGTGTTTCTTTGGCTGCGGTTTTCTTGATCGTGTTTATAGTGTATGCCCGAAAAGGACAGTTTGAAGATGATGAATCTCCGGCTGTCAGAATTCTTTTTGAAGATGAAGTCAGAGAAAAGGATAAGACCGGCAACAAAAAAGATGACGAGAAAGAAATAGGAGAAAATAATAAAATTGAAGAAAAAAGTGAATAGTTGATATGGAAACACAGAAGTTTAGTTATGACAACAGTATTGTTCGGGCATTTCTTTATGCGACCATCGTTTTTGGGATCATAGGGTTTACGTTCGGACTTACGGCGGCATTAATGCTTTTCTACCCTGAACTTCCGGAATTCTTTTTCGGAACAGATGACACAACCATTAACAGTTTGGCATCGGGAAATATCCAAGGGTTGATAAACACACACGGTGCATTTGGTTTTGGTAGAATCAGAATGTTGCACACCAATACCGTAATCTTTGCATTTGTATGTAACATTGTTTACGTTGGGGTATATTACTCTACACAAAGATTATTAAAAACAAGAATGTACAGTGATACCCTTTCATGGATTCATTTCTGGACATGGCAGTTCATGATCGTTGCGACATTCATCACCTTCTTTATGGGGATCAATACCTCTAAAGAATATGCTGAGCACGAATGGCCAATTGATATACTGATTGCAGTATCTTGGATCATTTTCGGGGTCAATATGATTTTAACAATCAAAAAAAGAAGAGTAAGACACTTATATGTTGCCATCTGGTTCTATTTAGGTACTTGGGTTGCTGTAGCAATGCTTCACATCTTCAACAACTTAGAAGTTCCGTTATCTTTCACTGGCTGGAAATCTTATTCAGCATACGCAGGAGCAAAAGATGCGATTGTACAGTGGTGGTACGGTCACAATGCAGTAGCATTCGTATTAACGACTCCGGTTTTAGGTTTAATGTACTATTTCTTACCTAAAGCAGCAGACAGACCTGTATTCTCATACAAGCTATCTATTATTCACTTCTGGTCATTAATTTTCGTATATATCTGGGCTGGTCCTCACCACCTTCAGTATACAGCTTTACCAGCTTGGGCACAGGCAGTGGGAACAGGTTTCTCTATCATGCTTATTGCACCATCTTGGGGAGGTATGTTAAATGGTCTTCTTACATTAAGAGGAGCTTGGGATAAGGTAAGAGAAAATCCTATTCTGAAGTTCTTCGTAGTTGCAGTTACTTGTTATGGTATGGCAACATTTGAAGGACCGCTTTTGGCAACAAAAAACATCAACAAAATTGGTCACTTTACAGACTGGGTTATCGGTCACGTACATTTAGGAGCACTTGGATGGAATGGTTTCATGGCATTCGGGGTTATCTATTACTTGGTACCAATCTTGTGGAGAACAAAATTATATTCTACGAAATTAGCTAACTGGCATTTCTGGTTAGGTACATTAGGGATCATTTTCTATGCGGTGCCAATGTATATTTCAGGATTTACTCAAGGTTTAATGTGGAAGCAATTCAATCCAGACGGAACATTACTATGGAAAAACTGGTTGGATACGGTAACTGCTATTATCCCTTACTTTAAAATGAGATTTGTAGGAGGTTTATTCTACATTTCAGGAGCTCTTCTAATGGTTGTAAACGTTTTTGCAACAGTAAGAAAAGGATCATTCCAGAAAGATGTACCTGCAGAAGCACCAGCTTTGGCAAACATCGGAAACAAAAGAAAAGAAGGAGAAGGATTCCACCTTTGGTTGGAAAGAATGCCTACTCTATTAACAGTAATGTCTTTATTAACAATCTCAATTGGTAGTATGGTGGAAATTATCCCTACGCTATCTCTTAAGAAAAGTGTACCTACAATTTCTGCTGTGAAGCCTTATTCGCCGCTAGAATTAGAAGGTAGAGATATTTATATCCGTGAAGGTTGTAACGCTTGTCACTCTCAGATGGTAAGACCGTTCAGAGATGAGATCGTAAGATTTAACGGTAAAAACGGACAGTATTCTAAAGCAGGAGAATTCGTTTACGACAGACCATTCTTATGGGGTTCTAAAAGAACAGGACCGGATTTACATAGAGAAGGAGGTAAAAACCCAAGTTCTTGGCACTACAAGCACATGTATAACCCAAGATCTACATCTGCAGGTTCTATCATGCCTCGTTACCCTTGGTTGATCGCTACTAACCTAGACAGATCTAAAATGGTAGACAAAATGAAGCTAATGAAGAATACATTTGATGTACCTTACACAAAAGCTCAGATTGATTCTGCTGATACATGGGCAAATAACCAAGCTTCGAAAATTGTAAAAGATATCTTCTCTGAAGCAGCTGACTTAAAAACAGCATATGCTAAGAGACCACAGGGAGAATTAGAGAAAAAAGAAATTGTAGCTTTGATCTCTTATCTTCAAAGATTAGGTACAGATATCAAGACAACGGAAATTAAAACAGCAAGTAATAACTAACATTAAAGGCTCAACATGATTCCTCAGAACTTTAAAGATATATTATCCAATACAGAAAACGCTGGTTTTTACCAGACGCTGGCTCTGATTTTCTTTTTGCTGTTCTTCGTAGCACTTATAGTATACGTTTTTAGCAGGCCTAAAAAATATTATAAAGAAGAAGAAGAAGCGCCTTTGGGGGATGATGAAGATGATTTTAATTTAAAAAATTAAACTACTTATTATGAAACAAAGAACACCGGTTGTTGTAAACATTGCAATAATAATTGGACTTTTAATAGTTTTTTATTATCTGTTTGTACAAAGCTACGCGTTTTTAGGCTCACCATATTTCTGGGGAACTGTAGTGATCGCTGGTATCCTGGCGTACATTCACAGTGCTATCGGAGATTTGATTGAAAATAATAAATTCAAAAAATTATCTCAAGAAGAAAAAGATGCATATTTAGCTGAAAAGAAAATCCCTTTCTTAAAGAGACAATATGATGCAGCTTTCAAAAAGCAATCAGATTCTCATGAGAAAGATATCCTTATCGACCACGGTTTTGATGGGATTATGGAATTAGATAATCAATTACCAAAATGGTGGTTAGGATTATTCTATTTTGGGACTGCTTTTTGTATTGTATATATATGCGCTTACTCTTTCACAGATTTCGCACACCCGTTGAGCGAATATGAGAAAGAATATAAAGAGCAAATTGCAAGCATTGCAGCTTATGAAGCAACTCAACCTCCTGTAACAATTGAGACTGCTAAATATTCAGCAGATAATATCGCAGAAGGTAAAGAATTATTTAAAACAAACTGTGCATCTTGTCACAAAGAAGACGGTAGTGGTGGTATCGGTCCTAACCTGACGGATAACTACTGGATCAACCAGCCAGAGAAAACGTTATTCAAAAACGTATTCCATATGGACTGGAATGGTTCTCCTACTAACCCGGCGATGAGAGCATTCGGTAAAAACGGTGAAGTTTCTGGTGCTGAAATTGAAAAAATTGCAGCGTATGTGTATCACATTAACCAAGAGCAACCTCCAGTTACGCCGGCTCAGGGTGGAGCTGCTCCTCAGGGAACAGAAGCACATTGGGAAAAGGAATAATTTTTAAAAAGAAAAAATAGAACATATGAAAAACATAATTTGTTATTAACTAAAAACTAGTAACGAATTATGTTTTTCTTTTTTTAAACACTTTACAAAATGTCAGACATAGAAGAAATAGAAGTACGCGGCGGACAGGGACAAGTTCTGGATCCTGAGACTTACAGAGATTCTATAGGCACGATGGATCAATCCGGAAAGAGAAGATGGGTTTTTCCAAGAAAACCGAAAGGTAAATTTACCAACTATAGAAACATTGTAAGTTATCTTTTATTATTAGTTTATTTTGCGGTTCCGTTTATTAAGATAAATGGCAACCCCCTGATTTTATTTAACGTCATCGATAGAGAGTTTTTCATCTTCGGACAACCTTTCTATCCTCAAGACTTTTTCATCCTTACTTTAGGAGCCATTGCCTCTTTAATATTCATTATTGTATTTACGATTGCATTCGGAAGAATTTTCTGCGGGTGGATTTGCCCTCAGACAATTTTTATGGAATCTATATTCCGTAAAATAGATTATCTTATTGAAGGAGACCGAAACAGGCAAATGAAGCTTGACCGACAGGAATGGAATTCTGAAAAAATCTGGAAAAGAAGCTTGAAATGGACGATCTTCGTGATCATCTCTTTAATTATCACCCACTTCATGTTCATGTACATCGTAGGATATGAAGAAGTTTTGAATATCGTTTCTCAAGGCCCATTTGCCAACCCTACCAACTTTATGGTAATGATTCTTTTTACTGCCGCATTTTATTTTGTATTCGCGTGGTTCAGAGAGCAGGTTTGTACATTGGTTTGCCCTTACGGAAGATTGCAGGGTGTTTTAATTGATAAAGACACCATCAATGTTTTTTACGATTTTAAAAGAGGTGAAAACAGATCTAAATGGAGAAAAGGAGAAGACAGAAAAGCAGCCGGAAAAGGAGATTGTATCGATTGTCATCAGTGTGTGGTTGTTTGCCCTACAGGAATCGACATTAGAGATGGACAACAATTAGAATGTGTAAACTGTACGGCTTGTATTGATGCTTGCGACGAAGTAATGGAGAAAGTAGGTCTTCCAAAAGGGCTGATTCGCTATGCTTCTGAAAACGAGATCGAGCAGGAAACAAAATTCAAATTTACCGGAAGAATGAAAGGTTTTGCCATTCTTCTTTTAGGACTTGTTGTATTTTTAGGGTATCTGTTATCAAGCCGTGGAGAAATGGAGGCTAAATTCATTAAACCTGCAGGAAGTACCTTCTTTGTAAGAGACGGAAAAATTACCAATACCTACAATTATACTTTCTTAAACAAAACAAACGATAAAAAAATCGTTACCGTTAAAGTTATTTCCCCGGAACATGGTGAAATTATTTACAGCGCATCAAGCAAAATTACGGTAGAAAGAGATAAAATTACGAAAGGAACCATCAATATCAGCTTCCCGGAAGATGATATGAAACTTTCAAAACAAAATATCACCATTGGGGTCTATGATATGAAAGGGAAATTGGTAGATTCTTACCAAACCTATTTCGAAGGACCATTTAAATTACAATTTTAAATTTTAGAAATGAAGAACTTTAGTTGGGGACACGGTGTTGTAATCGCATTATTTGCGTTCATAGTTTTTATATTATCCATGATGTTTCTTTTCCCAAACGGGCAGAAAAACTCTGAAATGGTAACCGATAATTATTATGAAGAAGAACTGCAGTACCAGGATGTAATTGATGCTAAAAAAAGAGCTGACGAACTTCAGGAAAAACCTACGTACAGCCAGGATACAAACGGAATAAAAATTTCTTTTCCAAAAGATTATAATAATTCTAATACTACGGTAAAATTTGTTTTAAACAGAACCGACGACCAAAATCTGGATATTAAAAAATCTGAACAATTGGATGCGAATCAATCGATTTTAGTACCTGCACAGGTGCTGAAAATGGGAAATTATACCTTACGATTGATGTGGACTAAAGGCAAAACAGACTATAGAATGGATTATGATGTGATATGGAAATAGCACTTATTGTTTCGGCAATCGGATTAGGTTTTGCTTCCGGATTTCACTGTATCGGAATGTGCGGACCTATTGCGCTGTCGATGGGATTAACAAAAAAACAGGCTACCAATTTTTACCTTCAGAATCTCACATACCAATTCGGTAGAATTTTCACCTATTCACTTTTGGGCGCGATCTTAGGAATTATTGGCGAAGGTTTTGAAATGGCCGGAATTCAGCAATACCTTACCATTGGTGTCGGTATTTTGCTGATCATTATGGCTTTATTTTCATTCGGAGGAAAAGATTTTGCTTCAAAGATTCCTTTTTTCTCTAAGTTTTTATTTAAAGTTAAATCAAACTTAGGAAGATTACTTCAAAAGGCTGATTACCGTTCAAGATTCACCACCGGTATTTTAAACGGATTTTTACCTTGCGGAATGGTTTATATGGCGCTTACCGCAAGTCTTGCCAGTGGCGGAATTTGGCAGGGAGCTTCTTATATGGCTTTATTCGGATTGGGAACCCTTCCGTTCATGTTTGCGGTAGTTTTGGTGGGAAATCTAATGAATCAGGCTTTTAGAATTAAAGTTTTAAAAGCAATTCCTATAGTCATGATCATTTTGGGCGGATTATTCATCGTAAGAGGTCTTGAATTGGGAATTCCTTATATTTCGCCAAGAGCAGAAGCTATGACGATCTCAAAAGACAATCAGGGCGACTGTCATTTACCGGGAGATCACAGTACGCATCAACATTCGAATACGAATTGTCACTAATCATACATTAAAACCATGAAAAAAACATTCTTTTTACTCATTATCAGCCTTTTTGCTTTGCAGTCTTGTAAGATTAACTCCGAAATAGTTTATCATAAAGATGCAGCATCTACGGCCATTACCGATATTGATATTAAAGATTTTGTAAAAGAGATGAAAGCAATGACACCTGATTCTCTGAAGAACAAAGAGTTTGGTGATATGGATAAACTTCCCTCAACGTGGACGAGTTTTTACGATCTGGAAAAGCAACAGGGAAAACTGAAAACCAAAGATCCGGATTCATTGCGTTTGATGAAGAAAATGTTTTTAAAATCTACAAAGGAAAATAATGAACCGACAGCTTTTGCTTTAAAGCTGGATCATTTTAACCAAAGTGATTACAAACAATTGAATGCTTACACTCAACAGGAAAAATTACCTTTAGATCAAAACATCTATAACAATTGGGACGGGAAAACATTAACCATCGATACCGATAATTTTAATATTAAAAGCATTGAAGATGCAATGAGCAAAAATTCTCCTGCAGGAGGTTCTGAAAGCGAAGGCAGCACCAAAGGAATGCTTATGATGTTCTTAAAACAGGTAGGAACGACCCTAAAATTCGACAGCAAGATAAAATCCATCACCGGAAAACATGATTGGCTGAAGCAGATCGACGATCATTCTGTGAAAATAGAATACGATCTGGAATCGCTTTACGACAAAGAAAAAAAACTAACCAACAAGGATAAAAAAATCATCATTGTTACCGAATAAATGAAGCCACCGAAAATTTCGGTGGTTTTTTTGTTGGATATGTTTGTATTTTTAAATGGTTTGTTTTGGGGTGGGATTACAAATTTCACAATACCTCCAAAACATAAAACTTTTCAACATTATAGTTTTATTTAACTACACGTAATTATTCATAAACTGTAAATCCACAATAGATTCTCGAGGAAATTCCGGATTGTAATACAAAGTGGTAGTTTTCTGCATTTTTAATATAACTTCCGTGCTTTCCTTTGAAAATGGAAAGAATATTTTCTTTTAAAATATTTTTTGATCATAGATAAAAAATGTTTACTCAATTTATTTTTCATGGTATTTATTTTGCGGGATATTGCCTATATGTATTACCTGTTCATCATGGTATTTCTCAAAGAATTTATGAAAATTTATTCGCATAATCTCAGGTTTCATAATTGTTGCTTCTCCTCCTAAAAAAGTTATAAAAAAGTAAAGATGCCCCATGTAGGTCGTCCAAGTATTATCTGCTATAGTTAAATAATCTTTCACTGCAAAATCTTTTCTTCTCATACTTAAGTTTACTATTGTCGGAGTTGGCCATATTCTATCAAGTGCACGTGCAAAAAATCTATAATTTCCTTCTTCATCCTTATGGATTCCAAACTGCCTGTGTCCAGAAAATGGTTGAGTTTTACTTTTCTGAGATTTTGTGTTTGGCATTGCATAAATATACTCAACCAAATAAATATCAATATCTTTCTCATATTAATAGCTATCATAAGGAAATTCTTCTCTCTTAATCACCTTTCCCGTCTGCCCATCCAAAGTAATTTTTACTTCTTTTTCCTGTTTATTTAAAGAAATGATATAAGAAAGCAGCCAGACTTTTTTACCATCTAGCTCATTTTTATAAACACTGGTTTGATAGCCGTCTCTTTCATGATAGCCCTTAGAAAGCTTAATGTTATTTTTTTCACAGTATTTTACAATATCTCTTGGTTTAAATAAATATCCAGAATCGGTATCTTCTTCTTTTATTAGGCTACCTTCTTCATTATAATGATACCAAATTCCAATTGCTGAACCTTCATTAAAGGAAATACCTTTATCCTTAATAATTCCATTCTTATGAAAATTTTTACCTAAATTAAAATATAAGTTTTGTGGATAAAAATATTCTACAAAGCCATTTTTATATGAAAAAGATTTGACTGTACAATCCTCCGTCTTTATTAGGTAGCTATTATTTTTCTTCCGTTTTTGGAAAGTTAATACATCAAATTTTTCAACCTTATTATTAAGTTGCAAAATTGTAGATTCTTCTATGTTTTGTGTTTGGCATTGCATAAATATACTCAACCAAATAAATATCACTAGCTTTCTCATATTAATAGCTATCGTAAGGAAATTCTTCTCTCTTAATCACTTTTCCCGTTTGCCCATCCAAGGTCAGTTTTACTTCTTTTTCCTGTTTATTTAAAGAAATGATATAAGAAAGCAGCCAAACTTTTTTACCATCTAACTCATTTTTATAAACACTGGTTTGATAACCATCTCCTTCATGATAACCTTTGGAAAGTTCAATGTTATTTTTTTTACAATATTTTATGATATCTTCGGGTGTAAAAGCGTAAGCTTCATCTGTATTTTCTTCTTTTATCAATTTTCCATCCTCATCAAAGTGATACCAAACTCCTATAGAAGCTCCTTTAATAAATCCAATTCCTTTTTCTTTTATATTTCCAGACTTATAAAACAAATAATTAAAACAAAAAATATTTTGCTGATAAATCTGTCTTATAAAGCCATATGACTGTATATCCTCAAGAATTAATTGATTTTGATTTTTTAATACTCTACTTCCTCTTACTGCATTATTTTCAAAATCTTTAATATTAAATTTTTCAAAAGAGTCATTAACCAAAGGAATTTTCAATGTATCTCTTTTCTGAGTCTGGCATTGCATAAATATGCTTAACCAAATAAATATTAATATTTTTTTCATATTAATAGCTATCATAAGGAAATTCTTCTCTCTTAATCACCTTTCCCGTTTGTCCGTCCAAAGTAAGCTTTATTTCTTTATCCTGTTTATTTAAAGAAATGATATAAGAAAGCAGCCAGACTTTTTTACCATTGAGCTCATTTTTATAAACACTTGTTTGATAGCCGTCTCTTTCATGATAACCTTTAGAAAGTTCGATGTTGTTTTTTTTACAATATTTTATGATATCTTCGGGGGTAAAAGCGTA
The sequence above is a segment of the Chryseobacterium sp. MYb264 genome. Coding sequences within it:
- a CDS encoding cbb3-type cytochrome c oxidase N-terminal domain-containing protein; this encodes MKQRTPVVVNIAIIIGLLIVFYYLFVQSYAFLGSPYFWGTVVIAGILAYIHSAIGDLIENNKFKKLSQEEKDAYLAEKKIPFLKRQYDAAFKKQSDSHEKDILIDHGFDGIMELDNQLPKWWLGLFYFGTAFCIVYICAYSFTDFAHPLSEYEKEYKEQIASIAAYEATQPPVTIETAKYSADNIAEGKELFKTNCASCHKEDGSGGIGPNLTDNYWINQPEKTLFKNVFHMDWNGSPTNPAMRAFGKNGEVSGAEIEKIAAYVYHINQEQPPVTPAQGGAAPQGTEAHWEKE
- the ccoN gene encoding cytochrome-c oxidase, cbb3-type subunit I — its product is METQKFSYDNSIVRAFLYATIVFGIIGFTFGLTAALMLFYPELPEFFFGTDDTTINSLASGNIQGLINTHGAFGFGRIRMLHTNTVIFAFVCNIVYVGVYYSTQRLLKTRMYSDTLSWIHFWTWQFMIVATFITFFMGINTSKEYAEHEWPIDILIAVSWIIFGVNMILTIKKRRVRHLYVAIWFYLGTWVAVAMLHIFNNLEVPLSFTGWKSYSAYAGAKDAIVQWWYGHNAVAFVLTTPVLGLMYYFLPKAADRPVFSYKLSIIHFWSLIFVYIWAGPHHLQYTALPAWAQAVGTGFSIMLIAPSWGGMLNGLLTLRGAWDKVRENPILKFFVVAVTCYGMATFEGPLLATKNINKIGHFTDWVIGHVHLGALGWNGFMAFGVIYYLVPILWRTKLYSTKLANWHFWLGTLGIIFYAVPMYISGFTQGLMWKQFNPDGTLLWKNWLDTVTAIIPYFKMRFVGGLFYISGALLMVVNVFATVRKGSFQKDVPAEAPALANIGNKRKEGEGFHLWLERMPTLLTVMSLLTISIGSMVEIIPTLSLKKSVPTISAVKPYSPLELEGRDIYIREGCNACHSQMVRPFRDEIVRFNGKNGQYSKAGEFVYDRPFLWGSKRTGPDLHREGGKNPSSWHYKHMYNPRSTSAGSIMPRYPWLIATNLDRSKMVDKMKLMKNTFDVPYTKAQIDSADTWANNQASKIVKDIFSEAADLKTAYAKRPQGELEKKEIVALISYLQRLGTDIKTTEIKTASNN
- a CDS encoding CcoQ/FixQ family Cbb3-type cytochrome c oxidase assembly chaperone — protein: MIPQNFKDILSNTENAGFYQTLALIFFLLFFVALIVYVFSRPKKYYKEEEEAPLGDDEDDFNLKN
- a CDS encoding FixH family protein; the encoded protein is MKNFSWGHGVVIALFAFIVFILSMMFLFPNGQKNSEMVTDNYYEEELQYQDVIDAKKRADELQEKPTYSQDTNGIKISFPKDYNNSNTTVKFVLNRTDDQNLDIKKSEQLDANQSILVPAQVLKMGNYTLRLMWTKGKTDYRMDYDVIWK
- the ccoS gene encoding cbb3-type cytochrome oxidase assembly protein CcoS → MDILYLMILCSVSLAAVFLIVFIVYARKGQFEDDESPAVRILFEDEVREKDKTGNKKDDEKEIGENNKIEEKSE
- a CDS encoding sulfite exporter TauE/SafE family protein encodes the protein MEIALIVSAIGLGFASGFHCIGMCGPIALSMGLTKKQATNFYLQNLTYQFGRIFTYSLLGAILGIIGEGFEMAGIQQYLTIGVGILLIIMALFSFGGKDFASKIPFFSKFLFKVKSNLGRLLQKADYRSRFTTGILNGFLPCGMVYMALTASLASGGIWQGASYMALFGLGTLPFMFAVVLVGNLMNQAFRIKVLKAIPIVMIILGGLFIVRGLELGIPYISPRAEAMTISKDNQGDCHLPGDHSTHQHSNTNCH
- the ccoG gene encoding cytochrome c oxidase accessory protein CcoG — protein: MSDIEEIEVRGGQGQVLDPETYRDSIGTMDQSGKRRWVFPRKPKGKFTNYRNIVSYLLLLVYFAVPFIKINGNPLILFNVIDREFFIFGQPFYPQDFFILTLGAIASLIFIIVFTIAFGRIFCGWICPQTIFMESIFRKIDYLIEGDRNRQMKLDRQEWNSEKIWKRSLKWTIFVIISLIITHFMFMYIVGYEEVLNIVSQGPFANPTNFMVMILFTAAFYFVFAWFREQVCTLVCPYGRLQGVLIDKDTINVFYDFKRGENRSKWRKGEDRKAAGKGDCIDCHQCVVVCPTGIDIRDGQQLECVNCTACIDACDEVMEKVGLPKGLIRYASENEIEQETKFKFTGRMKGFAILLLGLVVFLGYLLSSRGEMEAKFIKPAGSTFFVRDGKITNTYNYTFLNKTNDKKIVTVKVISPEHGEIIYSASSKITVERDKITKGTINISFPEDDMKLSKQNITIGVYDMKGKLVDSYQTYFEGPFKLQF